The window TATTTATGCTAATAATTGTTGTCAGCATTTGACCATAGTTTAATTCATTGGCTAGGAACAGTTTCCTAATGTATCGAATCTTCCCCGTGTCCACTTCTGATCTGCAGTGACAGTGTAGGACATGATGTGTCGAACTGTGTGAGACTAGTTGCTGAATTTCCAATGGTATAGGTCCTCCTTAGGTGTGGGAACCAAACTTGTACAaactcctttttttctctttaatatttAGTATTACTTATCTGATTAATTCGAATTCGCTTCGAATAAGCTCAATAAACTAGTAAGGGTGCTCCATATTGAGAAGTTCTTCGATCCATTTCTAGGACTCGAacttaaaatttttgagtaatgGTGACGAAATCTCAATCGTCAAGCGACACCCATTGATGGAAACTTGTATTAACTCTATATAGTCTTTATTGGGATATAGTGGATTGAATGTTTTAACTTGACATGGTACGATAACAAAATGTACTTAAGAATTTACTATATTAGTATTTTTTTCACAATATATCAATCTTTACATAATTATTAACCACAAAATAATATTTACATTATATCATCACATAAACATTCTCCCATAAAATTTCTGCATAATTACTACATAAACCAAACCATGCACCCTCGAATTCTAATAATTTGACTTACAATTTTATAGGTGGGGAGAGAGCACTTTACCAGCATCGCATCTAACTGGTAAATTGTCTTAGTGAGTTGTAACGAAATGAACGTAATAATTAAATGATACATAATTTCACTTTATTTTGTAACTTTATGATTAGATTGATTGATTTAGTATAACCATCTAATATAATTAAGTACTCCATTTTACAAGCCGCAAGGGGCAGATGCGGGTAGAAGACAAAGACagatttaaaatttaaactttataGGTTCAAGTTTTAAGTTTTTTAGTATTGATGCTACCAttattttttaagctaaaagttcatatttactattttgtaattttaataattttttatatataaatttttattatgGGTCGAAACCGTAACTTTCATTAAATCCGTCCTTGGTACAGTACATAGGCCCCTGGTTGAAGAGGTGCCCAAAAGTCACGCGCGTGATTTGCATCAGAGATTTAAAACGTAGGCTGTCCAAGTTTGTGAAAGGGACAATTGAGATGACGAGACTTTTTTGGGCCTCGAAGAGAAACAAGTGGGAGAGAGTATAGTGTAGGCGTAGCCTCTTCAACACCAAGTGGTCGCTTTGGTAAAGCTGCCATATGGATATGGATAGCGAGATACATGAGATTCATACAAAGACAACGTAATGCTGCTTTCATTCTGACTTTGAATGCACTTCCCTCCATTTTCTATATCAAAATCCTTTGCTACTAGTGAACATAAACCGAGCAGGGTAAAATCATTGACAAATACTAAATGGGACAGGGCAATAAAGGTTAAAATTttagagtccggaaccaaaatgtggttttttttactcaaactacacaaataggtggtaaaaaaatgacctttttatatatagcgtcataatacctggcgctatatactaacagtaacggaaccgttaaggtatagcgccaggtattgtggcgctatactgtaaaagctgacatggccaggtatagcgccacaatacctggcgctatatatacatcattaatgtatagcgccatgtatagtggcgctatacataaatttcctggccccaccaataattcgtgacttcaataattcaaaagcgtatagTGCCAACCTTTTGGGCGTTAtacctatatataaaaaaaattccggctagccatttcctatataaagaggttagaattgtatagaaattcattcaaaaattTTGTTACctcttgttgaaacgtttattgttcttaaattctccagcattttttcattatgtctgaagagcgtagaataagagtttcattatattggggggggttgtgatggagaataactctgtgggctacagtttacctgctcagtgtcatgttaaattgccacttacaatagagtacgataaattgatatcgttgttatgcaaaaaactgagtgtgaggaaacgttcagtgatacttaaagtaaccggaaaatatccgtattccgtcactccgcagGGGGctgctttttactcggagtttaacatcgacgatgatgaaactttgagtgattttctgaggactccggacgaatgctgggaatttcttgtaatcacaatgttggagatgtacgtgaaggtcgaagacgttccaaaaaacgaggttgtgcgtagcagagataacccccagtcatcgggtggttattatggagcagtttttgccggacaggtttcggatgaaagagttttccttgatttaaacttatcaccgccgacgaatgagcagcgagaaaataatttataccctgctttccataattcacaagacgagtggtaaactttaattttcatttgtgttaattatgtatatttttggcgtattaaatttgtattaacgctcatatagttaatagggggtaccggccggatatgaattttacaagtggcccatccggtagtcatcacttAATTGAAAACGCCCATCATGAAATTTCATCACATtatgacttgtaagtgaagtgatatagccatatggaaattatttattaattcagtagcttatatttttgttggttgtgcggtgaaaacgagcaagttgaaccacctgtACTAACTCAATTGAccgaaaacgacgtattacatcgggatctggcagatgcacagagtgaggaacagaacaatgattacgataacaatgccgatgaattCGGAGACGAGACACCCTTTTTCGTGAGGATAGTGATGAGcaggatgaggaggaaggacctgatttgaagagagaccccCTAGACGAAGAGTGTATGAGTCtgaagtgccgtttcattcaagggagattccttacattgataacttgccaaccgtGCCGGATATGGAAGCTctaacaagggattttgatgaaatccggacagcaatatgggatgagtctagaccaacggtgcttgcaaaggggatactttttcctgataaaacgcgcttaagcagggcttgtaaaatgcacaacgtaaaagagtgtcatgagatgcaggtatgggagtcaagttcgatggtatacaaggttgtttgccgcaggtggttttggccatgtaattggatgttgcgtgcgaccaagaagaagacaggtatgtggaaagtgggtaaatacattcccacccacacatgcgaaatggacacattcaacaggaatcacttcaacttggatattgacttgatttctcttgtacttattccgcatATCGAAACGTCTGTAAGGTAtacaatcaaagagtgcattacatcggtccaccaggaatatggccataccattacgaaaagaaaggcatttctcgggtgcaaacgagcgtttgaaattgtctacggtaattgggataagtcatttgcatctctgccaaagtacatggccgcattgcagcactttaaccccaggacagttgttgaatggaagcttgagcagagtccgggaacaccagaatacatattcaattacgtgttctgggcgtttaagccagcaattgatggtttttcgcattgccgaccagtaatatccatagacggaactcatgtctatggaaagtacgatatcaagctattgatagttgtggcagtagatgctaatggacagatatttcctctagcttttgttgtttgtgccaatgaaagcacagagacgtggacgctgtttttgaaccacatgaaagagcacgttgtcaaacaacgttcaggtatttgtctaatatctgatcggtacggtggtatattaagttctgtggagaacttgcctgcatggcaagaaccttatgcataccaccgttactgtgtgaggcactttaaggccaatttccagaaggcgcatcccaacaaggatctacatgatttgatgtggatggcagcaacagaccaccaacagcataaatttcggaggcatatggattctatcaggcaagaagatgAGGCAGCttatcgttggttaatgcgacatgaccctaaaaagtggacgttgcatgcggatggtggtagacgatggggaattcttactacaaacgtgtcagagtccttcaacgggttattgaagtcggcaagaggattgcctgTCACaaccatggtgcggatgtcattcaagcagatggcggagaggtttgttcaATGGTCTGCAGCTGCAACAAAATTGATGGAGAGGgatgttgaatttatgccagtgcctatgaagagaattgagaaatacagacggcgagcacattgacattcatttttgcagtatgataacgaaagaggtgtttttgaagtttgcaccgctatccataataatcggagtaataatgtacatactgtaaatgaatctgtaaggttatgctcctgtgggaaatggtccatctaccacatgccttgctcacatgccatcaagtgttttcaacgtgttggttatgcggagaccaactatgttgatcaacaatatagtgtttccaagtacctaaacacatatagtggtcagttgcagccagtgggtgctgagcattattggcctccgGAACCCTTTAAAATGGTATGTAACAAGTCATATTTGCGTAATAGACATGTGCAGAAGAGAacacgtatacggaaccaaatggatgttagagACACCGTTTATACgtgcaaatgtggtatatgctcgcaaacaggatacgaccgtcgtaaatgtccttcagctggttttgGTGGCAAAACTAATCAAGCTCTGGTaggtgttcttctagtgtacctaactacccatgagttgatgttgtaataattagttgttatatctatgttgcaagatttatgaaataaaattatgcttgttaactattatttgtactttcccattttacctatttaaataataatttaataaaattatctgtatatttattatgtgtgtgttgtcttgtcgaactgaaaaaactgatcagctgacataaagttgttttgtcaacatcatgatatttaacacgtaaagtatagcgccattagattgtccgttatgtgtgtgttgtcttgtcgaactgaaaaagccgaccagctgacataaagttgtcttgtcaacatcatgatatttaacatgcaaagtatagcgccattcgatagaattattgcagacttgagggcgaacctgaaggaggtgggagaagaaaaatggaaaacacaatggaattgtgaagcacaaaaggatcgaaaaaaaatataaactggaacttgtggaggtgaaggcgaaactgaaagaggtagaagaagaaaaataacaactggaagaacgatttaagtggttggagcggagaataaataGCAATCGGGgctaaacattggcatgtatgtgtttagtgtatttttcatatttcatatatttttattatgCTGGCCTGCGATATTTGTGTTTGTGATTGTGTTTGTActgtagtaatgttttccttgtgtgttgtactaaattttattttaattgaagtagaagttaagtttaagtgtttgtgttgtactaaattttattttatgaaactatcaaacgaatggagaactaaaaaaagtaatgtgcatattcgattaaataatattgttaatgtatacaaaaatattatttacaccatgtcaatgtgtcccgcatccggtgtgtctcaatgcagccgctggcctgagaTGCATCCCCTCCCGCCtgggtacgctatcaggatcatcatcatcaagtcgtctcTATATAGCTGGATGCGACGCAGAatgacatgtatcggtggtgctgTCAGCTCTAGTAGAAGGCTGcataataatatgaaacttagtatagaaaactacataacaattcacaacaatttatattgtcttaccatcatCGTCTCTAGATCCTGAATGCAGTCATCTGTCACTGCATCGCATGAAGCCTTAAAAAGGAAATcaataaagttaaagaaaataaataagttacagtTAACACAAATTCAAAGGCTGTAAGACGGCATGTccgtctcatgcatgccacctgccatatcagcagcaacatcatcagcaggagcctcaacgcccccttgctggggaccacctcctctccgcccacgaccACGTCATCCGGCACCACCAGCTCGTGGGATACCACGACCTCGCTGGTACGTTGTTGGGTCCATATAATCAGCCTCGTGTGCCAAACGCTAATCCGATCAAGCTCGCTGCAGTGTCTGCGCAGCCACATCCATGAATCGACGACTATACTCCTGCATGGCCACAGGatcgtggacataactctgcatctactgccccatatgatagacggtatgcaatccaatcgcctgcacaaagtaaataatataaactacatatttggcactaaattatagctatataactaataataacagaaaacataccagggcctcgtgtctcccggcgtatgggacgtaccgaccgtgtgcctgatgaactgggttcccgataaaaaatcgggaaacagtgcggtaccatgccatataacgtggaataggaaagtgctgcggaggtggggtcaagtcccctcgccGGTCCCAGGTACCCAACTGCTCGTTAAGCCATGCCATAAATGTGTCGTCTGCCCTGGaccgatcatccctctcataatgtaaagcatGCCATGTAGGCGGAGTTGGTATAGGCTGCGGCAGGCCAAACTGACGAAATACCCGCTCGgaggcatgatgctcgacaatatcgaggcatATGAGCGGGACAAAGCCCTCCAAATATGTCAGCCAAACCtgcaatacgctggcagggtacctatcacctcatcggtgtacggcgtccagatgaactatcaaataagaacacaaaccGTTAGTGTGCATcactaagttaatctataacaggtaagtttagttagatattctcATGTGCGTCTTCCagcagatccaacacatccctgcagagggggagattatgatgggcatcatactctcgtgcaAGAGTACGACGCATAACCCACCTACAGGCTAAAGGGAGTTGCGGAATTTCtacattagccggtagctgtggtagaggtggctgaaactacagaaatcgctcccagacccaaacctaacatacaaagttgacgtaaagtataagattaactataacttggtagaattgtaactaatggacatattatttgaatatgttgtcacctgtagaagcggtagaaagccaccaacgtctctttgtgtgccgatgcaagcccgacacatctgcctgtacagaTATGAGATGACAGCACCGCCCCAGCTGTACAAAGATGTATCCTCGAACCGGGCAATATGATGTAGAAAACagaggctcactaggttccctgaagtgttcgggaacaagacccccccccccaaatagaaggagcaacagcAGCCTCGTATATCGCTGTACATCCACCTCCGCAGACTCATCGGTGATAGTATGGTGGATCTGCAccaggtggtctctaatggggaccaactgtatacgactggacccagacgctaccgcctcgtcctccggcatgaaacccgtgagcatgtgcagcatatcccaatatgcctgccgcgaataatatctcatggtcgcaggcagtaaaactggcatGCCATCAGcggacaggccatataaaatctcagcgtcctggagtgtgatggtggtCTCGCCGATGGGAaaatggaaagtgtgcgtctccggtcgccaccgctcaatcaaggccgtgatcaaagcatagtcgagctgtatccggccaatcctaataatcctataaaatcccatctcctccaagtaatggaccacgcggggatgtagaacgcggggaggactcaaaatctcccacaatagatccactctcctagcccggaaagtctgcgtaagcaactgtccgtcccatatatactcggatctatACTGGGGTTATAGGTCTAATAGATCCAACGTCCggagggccgggatgtatagtcgcgtccatgtcgtcaactgtaaactatcattaataattatgtgttttttattataatttaaattcatattttttaataacttaattgtacaaattatatatatatatatatatatatatatatataatgtgtttttattataatttaaattcatattttttaataacttaattgtacaaattactaattatgtgtgttgatacaattattaacttaattgtacaaaatttgcattttcaactaccaatataagatacttaaacaaaaggaattctaagctaaaatactacacattactacgctacaaggctctaaagtttactacgctataagggtctacgttttactacgctaaaaaggtctggattttactacgctaaaaaataatctaaactaagcataaacaacaaataaattcaattgcaaataaaatacaaaacggaataaaaaacatatatataaatcaagatattaacagacaaatttattttactaatttatattttattagaaaaaaCTAATATTAAATTcggataaatttaacatgctagtttcggaagaaaaaaaacacaaaccgaaatagaacatatacaaatcaaataatatacattattataaatgtttcaacttaaaataaattgaaATACCTCGATTTGGAATTTTGGCAAAGCAAAAAGATTAAAATTTTGACTCCGGAattgtgaatcaacaatagcacgaaactctactcgaatgtgggaccctttttcttcgagttttatgtgtcgggggacccaattttttttttaaagaaaatggcaGAAACGGTGGGGGATCAAGAAGTGGGGAAGAGTTTTAAAATAATGGTGGATGGATGAATTGGAGAAGAAGACGGAGGAGTATAAAATAtctatgtatagcgccactatacctggcgctatatattaatgttgtatatatagcgccaggtattgtggcgctatacctggccatgtcagcttttacagtatagcgccacaatacctggcgctataccttaacggttcCGTTACTGTTAGTATATAGTGCCAGGTATTATGGCACTATATATAAAAAGGGCatttttttaccacctatttgtgtagtttgagtaaaaaaaaaccacattttggttccggactctaaAATTTTAGCTGGTTAAGGCTTGCTTTGCCTAGTCCTGACCCATTTATATCCCTATACGTAGGAGAAAGGTTCAAGGGGCATTTATatttatacccgctttttgtgtcacgttttaacttgtgcccgctttgcaaaaaaaattgtaagcgtacccactttttcgcataatgtcagcatacggggctgaagtagcaaaggcaatcacgcaaaacttcagcattctagtagttgggcctgaagttcagctctagagctgaagtttttgtttttgtaactggtgagcttgtttttgttttgtaactgtcgaacttcagttctagagctgaagttatttGGAAGCTAGCTTTAGAATAGGATTTGCTCAAATAAGCTGGGGATTCATCCATCAAACACCTTGCTAGTTTGTTAAAATCTTTGGGGTAGCAGCAATAATCTTTGTAGATTAGACAAACCAACTAGTGTTGTATATAGTGTTTGTTAAATAAAACTTTGAAACTTGTTATTAATGCTGGATAACGTATTTCCGATATCTCTATATTCAGCGGTCTAGACTGCTACTCTGTATATTACTGACGCAACAattataatttgtttttaaataattTGCACCAACATCCgcagaaggaagaagaagaagaaagggggttgaagttatttaaaaaatgggtacaagttgaaagtttttaaaaaaaatggatatatgttaaatgggggcgaccaaatagggcgccccgtgcaatttttacaagaTTCAAGGACGCAGTCGAGGCTTCTTTTCCTTTCGGAGAAATATTCAAGAATGTGTATTATTTGCTTCTATTGTCTTGTCTTATTacattgttgttgctattgtttctTTATTGCTCCATTTTTAATATTCTTGAGCCGATGATCTTTCGGAAACATCTCTACCTTTATATATTATAAGTacgggtaaggtctacgtacacactatcTTCCCCATACCTCACTTGTGAGATTTCACTGAGTGGTGGTGGTTGTTGTAGAAATAATGAAATATTCAAGAATGTAGATGACACTCCTTTTTCCTTTCAGTCCTTTCTGTCTTCAAACTTTTTCTATATGACAAAATCTTTACTAACATATCAGAAATATCTAGTGAGAAGCAAATCAACAAGATGCCCTATTTTTGGAGAAAAAATTGTGCATAGAAAAGGTCATTATGTGAAAAGATATGGCATATCCAGCTTCTATTACACTTGAGATTGGCACCCCTATGGATAGATGCTGGTCCGTGAAAGCCTCTGCAACATCATGCAGAGCTCATAATGTGTACCCCAGTTTTATATTTTGCCTTAAATCTTGTTCTCCCAACGGACTACAGATATTTTCCAGTCGTTTAGTATTATAACTTGGATAATCAACCACACCTTTCAAAATATAGGGGTGCCAGAAATTAATTACATCTAGTAAtcaaaaaagtatataaaatttgtacaatttttgtatataacatacagaatgtatatataaattttatacattttttcagCTATTATTTTACAGCggttatacaatgtcatttttccaaaaatatatGTACTACTTTTAGCTAATAACTCTAACCAAACACAGAATAAAtttaatcccaaaattaccaGGATAACCCACCCAACCCCTTCACCAAAGCGTCACAAGCATGAAAACAGCTACTCGAGTTTTGACAGGCATCTTCGTTTTGGTGATAAGATAATAAACTTTAGAGGGGAATTCTTAACACCAAGGACAAGCAAAGAAACTTTATAGTGTAATGATCTAGACATCAGAATTAAACCATATATATGCGTGTAGGCGTGGCTACTCCCAGAAAACATCCACAACAAAGGTGCAGCTCAAGTCTCCTTTTCCTATGGCCAAAAGTAAGGTTCGTGGTTACAGGGGGCTTCGCAGTTCCAACAAAACAATATTAGCTTACGTCATAACTAACACAAACAGCATAACCCTTTGACATAAGCACTTCAACTTATAAGATATTTTGTTCAACCCCAAAATGTCAATATAGCTACCATTGTGAAATCAAATAGACCCCATTCTACCTGTTAACTGGGCAATGAACTGCAAGTACAACTGCTGCCATCGCATTCTCCTTGATGTAATTCATTATCAATGCACTGCCTACACTTACAAATTTGTAATACCCAATGCTAAGACCTTGCTACAAGCTCTCCAAACCTGAAATCTAGCTAGATTTGGTTAAAATGTGACAAATATTTTTTTCTAGCAGAGAGCTGAAAGATCTCTCTAACTGATACTCCATAGTACAGCACCTTCGTGGTGCTTTCACTAATGAATATAACTTACTCGCTTTCGAACAAGACGAGGTCTTTGTAAGCTCTAACTTAAGGGGCAGTAATGCTTTCAAATGTCAAATGCCACTCTGAAAACCAAAGCATAAAAGCAGAAACAAGCTGCATTTTCTTTCCTCCAAATATTCCCAGCACTTTTTCCTTCCTCCAAAGAGGTCAACTTCTGCAACATAGGTGTTAAACTCCTGAAAAGTTTCAGATCAAACTACAGGTCTCATTCCAGTAGGCAACACATGAAACTCAAACATCTTCGGTACTTAACAGAAAAAAGGCAGCGCAGAAACTCTGTCGCAATATCTCCCAACAATAAAAGTAGCTGATAATTGGAGCTAAGTTACCATGTACAAGGAAGAGAGCGACAAGCAAAGATGTAAAAACTTGTATTGAGCTTACAACGCCTTATCACCAAGATGGTAATGCTTCGATGGAAGGAATCTGAAGAAAATGGGAAAGGGAGGAGAAAAATGGCAGCAATggttccttcttttttttttttttttggtttggccGGGttggggtttggggggggggggatgtatGACAGTACTGacctttttttaagaaaaaaactaACATCCCTTATCTTTGTAAAATGCCACTCAACCTAATGTAACGCTTGCTCAAGATCTGAACTCCAAACCCTCATTGTTGTCTCCATGCCGAACTACTCAAACTCAGTTAAATATGGTAATGCTAAGAACCAAAACATTGCAAGACATAAACATGGTAAAAGATTAAAAAGGTAAAAGCACGAGAAAGAATATTGAATAGAAACTATGGAACATGAACAAATATCAAATCTTTACCAACTAATTGCAGAGGAAAGACGTAAAACAGCTTCTTCAGTTTCACAGATCAAATGGTGAAATGGTGAAAAAGAAGACGAGGACTAATCCAGTTATCTAATCAACCGAACTTTTTGATTGATCATACATTACACCTGACCAAATTACAGCATAATCTCATTTGTCAACCTCCATAGCTTGTGCAGCTTTAGCTTTGGCCAATGGTGTCAACTCCGTCTTCAATTTTTTCTTCCCCACTTGAAATCCACTTCCacctttcttcttcttgtccTTACCATCCACCTAAATCACATCATCATCCAAATTAGTTCTTATTctcctttcctttctttcttgtttttgttgGTAAAAGTAAGCTTCTATCATCATCACCCAAGATAAGTAGCGGGGCACATGCAATGAAGGGGATTCATAGAAAATTTATATTGTGAAAATagggtaaaaatatttttatacatatataaaaCTTTGAATCACTCATAAGAGAAACACGAGTTCAAATCCTAGGTGCGGCATTTTTGGATATTATTGAATCCCCTAGTCAGAATTCCTGGCTCCGATACTGTCCAAaataattcctttttttttttggataaagtaaaaaaatttTTAATCATCAAAATGCTCCTGGCTTTTGAATGTGTAAAACTAGTATTGAAAAATCAAAGATTACCCAGTAAAGATCAAGACTTTTCTGATTCAAGTAGTGTATACATCAGAGAAATACTGACATAATCAGCAATTAAAGAGGTTAATTATGGATAAAATGCATGTTTTACATATGGTAAAGGCAGGATGATTA of the Nicotiana tabacum cultivar K326 chromosome 7, ASM71507v2, whole genome shotgun sequence genome contains:
- the LOC107775014 gene encoding uncharacterized protein LOC107775014 → MSKKNDLGRRKRQHEFNLRKEKAEKEKLEKKLQAKKNKMKVDGKDKKKKGGSGFQVGKKKLKTELTPLAKAKAAQAMEVDK